One Clavibacter zhangzhiyongii genomic region harbors:
- a CDS encoding carbohydrate ABC transporter permease yields the protein MTTTLRPPAPPRAPAAERSRRADPPTWRQRLSTWDFRYSPYLYVAPFFILFGLVGLFPLAYTFVVSLNDWNLLTGAGDWIGFENYTAELADPLFWNSIANTFSIFVLSTIPQLAVAAAIAAILDQNLRAKTFWRMSVILPYIVTPVAVAIIFSSVFGEKYGLVNNVLTEIGLDPIMWKTETLPSHLAIATMVNWRWTGYNALILLAAMQAVPRDVHESAALDGAGAVRRFFSITVPSIRPTLIFVIITATIGGLQIFTEPKLFNAASSTPGGPQRQYQTTVLYLWDLAFNRQDFGKASAVAWILFLLIVLIGLLNFWLSRRIAGAEARGSERRTRRALARFRAQPAAPSPGATTAPSAPPTVLPEERAAARDEESAS from the coding sequence ATGACGACCACGCTGCGCCCCCCGGCGCCACCCCGAGCCCCGGCGGCCGAGCGCTCCCGGCGCGCCGACCCGCCCACCTGGCGCCAGCGGCTGTCCACCTGGGACTTCCGGTACTCGCCCTACCTCTACGTGGCGCCGTTCTTCATCCTGTTCGGGCTCGTCGGGCTGTTCCCGCTGGCGTACACGTTCGTCGTGTCGCTCAACGACTGGAACCTGCTCACGGGCGCCGGCGACTGGATCGGGTTCGAGAACTACACGGCCGAGCTCGCGGATCCGCTGTTCTGGAACTCCATCGCCAACACCTTCAGCATCTTCGTGCTGTCGACGATCCCGCAGCTCGCGGTGGCCGCGGCCATCGCGGCGATCCTCGACCAGAACCTGCGCGCGAAGACGTTCTGGCGGATGAGCGTGATCCTCCCGTACATCGTCACGCCGGTCGCGGTCGCGATCATCTTCAGCAGCGTGTTCGGCGAGAAGTACGGGCTCGTCAACAACGTGCTCACCGAGATCGGGCTCGACCCGATCATGTGGAAGACGGAGACGCTGCCCTCCCACCTCGCCATCGCGACGATGGTGAACTGGCGCTGGACCGGGTACAACGCGCTCATCCTGCTCGCGGCGATGCAGGCGGTGCCGCGCGACGTGCACGAGTCGGCGGCGCTCGACGGGGCGGGGGCGGTGCGCCGGTTCTTCTCCATCACGGTGCCGAGCATCCGGCCCACCCTGATCTTCGTGATCATCACCGCCACCATCGGCGGCCTGCAGATCTTCACCGAGCCGAAGCTGTTCAACGCCGCGAGCTCGACGCCCGGCGGCCCGCAGCGGCAGTACCAGACGACCGTGCTCTACCTGTGGGACCTCGCGTTCAACCGGCAGGACTTCGGCAAGGCGAGCGCGGTGGCGTGGATCCTGTTCCTCCTCATCGTCCTCATCGGGCTGCTCAACTTCTGGCTCTCGCGGCGCATCGCCGGCGCGGAGGCCCGGGGATCCGAGCGCCGCACCCGCCGGGCGCTCGCCCGGTTCCGCGCGCAGCCGGCGGCGCCGTCGCCGGGCGCGACCACGGCGCCGTCCGCACCCCCGACCGTCCTTCCCGAGGAGCGGGCCGCCGCCCGCGATGAGGAGTCCGCATCATGA
- a CDS encoding carbohydrate ABC transporter permease has product MTATATRPRAVAEPPASDGGRAPRRRPSGGTGLDRRPGFLAYGLILAVFVGGAYPLWWSVVMGSSDKSALTDTWPSLLPGGRFWINVGEVVDTVPFWLALMNSVIVSVVISVSVITFSTLAGYAFAKLRFRGREGLMVFVIATLAVPTQLGIIPLFMLMKQFGWTGTLGAVIVPTLVTAFGVFFMRQYLVDVIPTELIEAARMDGASMISTFWHVGVPAARPAMAILGLFTFMTAWTDYLWPLLVVPQNPTLQVALSQLQSARYVDYSIVLAGAVLATLPLLVLFVLAGRQLISGIMAGAVKG; this is encoded by the coding sequence ATGACCGCCACCGCCACGCGGCCCCGCGCCGTCGCCGAGCCGCCCGCGTCCGACGGGGGCCGCGCGCCCCGGCGTCGTCCGAGCGGCGGCACCGGGCTCGACCGACGCCCCGGCTTCCTCGCCTACGGGCTGATCCTCGCCGTCTTCGTCGGCGGCGCGTACCCGCTGTGGTGGTCGGTGGTGATGGGGTCGAGCGACAAGTCGGCCCTCACCGACACCTGGCCGTCGCTGCTGCCGGGCGGCCGGTTCTGGATCAACGTCGGCGAGGTCGTCGACACGGTCCCGTTCTGGCTGGCGCTCATGAACAGCGTCATCGTGTCGGTCGTCATCAGCGTCTCCGTCATCACGTTCTCGACGCTCGCCGGGTACGCGTTCGCGAAGCTGCGGTTCCGCGGGCGCGAGGGCCTCATGGTGTTCGTCATCGCGACGCTCGCGGTGCCCACGCAGCTCGGCATCATCCCGCTGTTCATGCTCATGAAGCAGTTCGGTTGGACCGGGACGCTCGGCGCGGTCATCGTGCCGACCCTCGTGACCGCGTTCGGCGTGTTCTTCATGCGGCAGTACCTCGTGGACGTGATCCCGACCGAGCTCATCGAGGCGGCGCGCATGGACGGCGCCTCCATGATCAGCACGTTCTGGCACGTGGGCGTGCCGGCGGCACGGCCGGCCATGGCGATCCTCGGCCTGTTCACCTTCATGACGGCGTGGACCGACTACCTGTGGCCGCTGCTCGTGGTGCCGCAGAACCCGACGCTGCAGGTGGCGCTGAGCCAGCTGCAGTCGGCGCGGTACGTCGACTACTCGATCGTGCTGGCCGGCGCCGTGCTCGCGACGCTGCCGCTGCTGGTCCT